The region CGGTGGAAATTGTGAACCATTAACCAAATTTTacatgtgggggaaaaaaaagtttacagGACTCGGCTCagtcctttaaaaacaaaaagtacacccTATGATTAAACCACTTGTAGAAATACCTTTAGCAGTATTAACTTGAGGTGATTATTTCTGTGTGACTTATTCCCCCACAAAGGGTCAACATATGTGGATGAATTCGGTCCACTCTTCTTACACAACATCATCAGCATTGCTTCAACTTATTGTGGTTTGCAGGCTCTCTTTGATGCACAGCTATGTCGCCACAACATTTCAATCAGGTTAAGGTctagactttgactgggccattgcatCACCTCGATTCATTTCCTTTTCAGTTGTTCTGCTGTAGATTTGCTATATTTGACATGAATATTTTGGTTATACAAAGGGGCTCATGGTCAGCTCAATGACTGTGaggtgcccaggtcctgtggctgagAACCACGCCCAAAACATCCCCCCACTTCACCACCTGCTGACAGCTAGTATGAGGTGTTTGGTTGTCATGTCCCCCAAAAGGGCCAAGGGGATGAGGAGTAACAATAGTAAGTccaggaggaaaaagaaaagacaaaaaaccttTATTAAAAAGGACTTAAAGAGATGGCTACACTATAACAATCAAACAAATATGTcaacaaactaaaacacactgaaaagaaaggaaatcattaacaaaccaaagaaaaacaCCGCTGCTGTCAGCAGCTACTCACTGGTAGCTCAAACACACCACTAAATGCTCTGTAACAGTACACCTATAACCAGTAATTTGCAGCTGGGGGGGGAAACAGCTACTCACTGGTACCTCAAACCCCACACCTAAGCTCACCACAGCACTCACTCTGAGTGACTAAGTGGGCCGTCACCAGCTTTTATGCAGGTGGGTGGTTAATTGCTGAGTGGAGCCAGCTGGGCACCAGCTCCTCAGAAGAAATGGGTGGCAGCTGAAgtcagaaggaaaggaaaacagGACACACACGCAAAGTTTGCTAGGGCGTGACAGTAGTGCTGTGCATCGTGGCTAAACACTTTGGCGTTGTCTCTTTAAAGGACATTGTTTCAGAGGTCTTGTGGTTTATTTagaactttgcaaacctaatcTGTGCTGCCACATTCTTCTTAGAGATAAGAAGATATGTCCTGTTTAACACCGTCatgaatttaacatttaacatgctaactgtggctgtagctcttgggttttctgcagtttctctgagcattacATGGCCTGACCTTGAACTTCATTTGATGGGACATCCACTCCAGTGAAGAACGTGGCATTGTGTTAGCATAGAAGTAAAGAGCAGCAAACTTCCCAAACTTGTGCTTTTAAAGAGGCACTCACACTTACTGATAATCATAAatgaagtgcatttgattagcaggaCCTGGCTGCTGATTACCTTCTTAATTCCAATGGGAACAGCAAGATGTACTTAGTGTTTTATAGGAATGTgaactttctttttcaaatgaCTTTAACCAGACAAACCTTCATTACTgttaagagggaaaaaaatctggaaGGCTAGTTTGCcgaattttcttttttcaatgcactgaaatgaagaaaaagaaacaaaagttttTGTAgaacagtggattttaaatgtattataaTGAACCTGATATATTGCACATTCATGTTATGTTCTAATCTCAATGTCTAATGAAAGCAGTAAGACTGTACTGTTGACTGTACTGTACTGCACTATTTGTGTTGTGTAATGATAGTCAAACACACTTTTGTCTTAGGGATGGAAGGAAAGCAGGGAGACTCCTCACTTGACTTGAGCCACCTGACGGAGGAGGAGCAGACCTCCATCCTGCAGGTTGTACAGCGTGACTTGGAGTTACGTCGCCGTGATGAAGGACGTGTAAGGTCAGAGGTGACTATTTATTCAAGTCTGACTGATATGTGTGCTAATCTCTTCGGATGTTTGTAACCGTATGGGTGGGATTGGTCCTCAGGCATATATTACTTTCTTTGGTGTTGGTGCAAAATCTCCCTTTAGTGTTCAGGTCAAGTAAGACACAGTTGGTGATCAATTATAATTATTTCCTTACCCTTCGTCACATGTTTTTATCAATTTTTTTTGCCATAACTTTTAATTAAGCTGCTTTGAATATCAGGTGTTACAAAGAGTGTCTCTCTGTTGATGATGCAGAACCCTCGAGCGGAGAGAGACGAACTCAACCCGTCTGCGCTTCCTGTCAGGGGCGTGGTTCAGCGAGGAGTGTAGCAAACGCCATCTCAACTGGACTTCGGGCTGCGACCTGGTCCACGCCACCATCCGCCACAGGAAGACAAAGAGCAGAGGTCAGTTTTCAGTTCATGTAGTACAACTGTCAGCGATCAGCAGGactgttttctgtctgtctgtgattaCTGTCTGTGATTGCTGACAGATGTGTCCCTGAATGGACTTTTCAACATGGAGCGagaggacaacaacaacactttaCTCGAGACTGAAGGACGTGTGAAGGACAGCAACCAGGAAGAAACTGAAGGGTTTGTGGGGATGACTGTGAGACAAACGGACTGATTGTAACATTTATCTGCTGCTACATCTCCCAATATTTGTTTTCAGGACTCAGAGTTTGAAACCGGTACCCACATCCACAGTAAACGGACCCGTGTCACAGGTTTGTGCGTGCATTCTTCTTCCCCTTTTTCCATTCTTGTCCTTATAACCATGTAAATACGAATAATTTACAGGGTCTCCAGCACAGTAACAGCTCCTCATCATCCAAAGGTATGAAATTCCTCCCCCGCTGTGTCTGTGCCTCTCTAGCCATCCCTCAGTAATGTTATTAACTCAATGTTGTGCTCACAGAATGTGAAACCAGAAGTAACGGCCAATCGGAGGAACCTGAGGTGATTATACCACACACCCACAGATTACCATGACTAATGGTTCTGGCAAACACTGTTGAATTGGTCTTTATTGTACCTCCTATTCAAAGACACTGAGTCaatatttgtcattttttcAGTGTATAAATCCAAAAAACAGCCAATGCAGTACTTCAACGATCATTTTCATACAGTGGCTCCAGAAAGTTGCGCAGTTTTTGTTGTGTATTTAATTATATATTGATCAAATCAGTCATCACTTACAATCAGTTTTTACTCGATAAATCAAAATGTCTCATTTGTTAAAATTTCAGACTCATTGCAATGGTTCTCAGGAGGCTGTGTTACAGTTGCAAGCAAAGGAAAAGAGGGACTCAGCTAGACTCGTGCAGCATATAGAGAATCAGTTTTATCAGCAAATTTAGCAAAACTGCAGTActctgcaaaagtcttgaaccacctttcatttctttatattttgcttccaagaagTCGGACtttcttgtagtttttttttttagttgttttgaGCACCAGTTCtcaaggctttctgaaggtctttcaaagtttttctttgggtgctttttcagtcattttttatcagtctgaccattttcagaggattgTTTTCTTGGTTAGTTTTTGGATAAATAACTGCACCTAATTCAATGGATGAACAAGTGATTAATCTACATGAATACTTACAGACTATTTAGCAATAAATAACTAAACAAactggcccttcagttgatctgtttactgaagcctcatcacaaATGGTCTCAGTAGAGAGGTGGCTGTCAAgtagccattcttaaggaagggaaacgggGAGAAAAAGCTCAAGTGctgaactgaaaatcagtggaaatttgtcatttaaatctgtaaaaaaaacagtggAGCATTTGTCTTAGTTGGGACTGTATggcagccagtggtgttggagatttGAATCATTGAATTATGAGCAAataaaagtaccatcagatttggATCCACCATTTAATACCTTCTTTAAAGCAACTGATTGGTaacagtttcatttttcagcataatAATGACCTCAAACATGCTgctaatgcagtaaaagcatacatggatagaaaaacaaacaatgggAAGCTATCAGTCATGGAGTGGCCTCCCCAGACAGGGACTTCAATGTTATTGAAGTATTGTGAGATCATCTTGAcggagaacagaacaaaaggcagccaagatCCAAAGAAGAGCCCTGGACATCCTTTAGGAAGCCTAGAGAACTATTCCACAAGATTACTTGATAAGACAAAAGAAGCTTGTCTGAGAGAGTTCAGACTGCGCTAGAATAAAGGTGATCGTACGAAATGCTGACTTCTAACGTTATTAGTATTGTATTAACACTGTTTTTCCCTTCTATACTTTTTTCCAAACATGTTTGTATGTTTCATTTAGTTCCTGCACCTATTTCCATTTTTTCTAGCAACAAACAAGAAATGAGGAGACATTATCAATCAAGATATATGCAAAACAGGAGAAGTGCTTGCTTAGTAGTGCAAAAGACTTGGTCTGAGTATAGAGTCCATATGTGAGTAGCCTGAGTGACGAGGGTTACTCAGACCACGGTTCAGATTGATGATGTGTGGAGGATAGTCCGAATGATGGGTTGCCCATCatgtgggcgatcgtggctcaagagttggcagtttgtcttgtaaccggaaggttgccggttcgagcccctccttgggcaagacagttcacccgttgcctactggttgcctactggtggtggtcagagggcccggtggcgccagtgtccttgcctctgtcagtgcgccccagggcagctgtggctacaatgttaccatcaccagtgtgtgaatgaatggatgactgaatgtagtgtaaagttctttggggtccatagggactaagtgaagcgctatacaaatactaTAGATGAGACTTAaaacagccccactccccctcTGATTACCTGTAGAGTAACAGAGTGGATGTTCTGAACTTACCTGGCTTATACAAGCAGAAACTTCAAGTCTTCGAGAGCAGGAGGAAAAAGATTCTCTGATAAGACCAGAATTTAGCTACTATCCATGGAGCACGGAGTAAAGGATAAAATCTGAAGATGGAAAACTCTTTGGGTTATTTGTCAGCTGGACAAAGCTGAGGGAAGGCTGAATACAATCAAAGACAGAGGACACTAAAGAAGCAACCTGACATGGGGATAAACACATCACCTTTCAGCATATCAGTGAATCAGTATTACTCAGGAGTGTTTTCTGGCAGTCTGGATTGTCCAAGGTAAAATGAGATCTGCACGGAGAAGGCAGCAAACGGGTTGATGGATGCTTTCTCGATCCGGTCTGATGAGTTTGAAGGAATCTTCTAAAAAATAATATCAGAAATAATCTAGATGTGTGAAGCCAGTACAGAGTTATCCAAGAAGACTGAAATCTGTTATTGCAGCCAGAGGGGCTTCTACTGAGTGGTAAATTATGGCTCTGGGTACTTTTGTAAATGAGGCATTATTATGGTGtattgagtgtgtgtgcatgttcgtgtgtgtgtgggtggttggGATGCCACTTTTACCCATTAAAAACTCCTTCAAAGTATACTAAAAGTTTATGACAGATGTTTTGTGTCTAATTATAACGCTGCATAAgaactgtgagtgtgtgtgtgtgtttaggaagACTTGATTGACAACTATAATGGGGACACTGACTCGCTGAGCAGCCTGACAGAGACGGATCCTTCTTCTCTGAGAACTAGCAGCTCCACCAACAGTCTTCATTCGGGCTACGTggtacatgcacatacacacgcacagcATActtgcatgcacgcacacacatttgATTAATTGCCTATTTGGCGACGCAAGATGACTCAGCTCAGGACAATGACGTAGGAGCTGATCTTTCCTTTGCGTATGTGTTATAGCTCAGCGGTAGCATGATGAGTCTGTTCAGCTCGGGGGATTTCGGAGTGGTTGAGGTGAGGGGCCGTATCCAGTACTCATTGGCTTACAACAGCCAGAGGGAGGAGCTGCAGGTCAAAGTGTATCGTTGTGAGGACATTGCTGCAGCACGCAAGAACCGGTCTGACCCGTAAGtgactgcatgtttgcatgcatgtgaTGTGATCCGGGCCCATATGGAGCCAGTCTAGCAATGGATGTGTGTTTTTCACAGATATGTTAAAACCTACCTCCTGCCGGACAAGTCAAATCACAGTAAGAAGAAGACTTCAGTGAAGAAGAAGACCCTAAACCCAGTTTATGATCAGACACTCAGAGTGAGACTCTCTGTCATTTACATGTTACATAAAGTGTCAATCACAGAAATCCCCCACCAGCATTTAACTAAAGTTACctaaataacaaaaacacactcatGATGTATGTTCTTTCAGTATAAGGTGCGGATCGGGGAGCTGCGGAGTCGGACCCTGAACCTCTCTGTGTGGCATGCCGAGCCCCTGGGGAGGAACGTATTTCTCGGGGAGGTGGAGGTGACTCTGGCGCTCTGGGATTGGACCTGCACACAGCCTCTGTGGCAGGACTTGCAGCCACGGGTAGGAAGGACCTGGCATCAACGAGtggcatgcaaacacacactcttGTAGTTGCATaaattagtgtgtgtgtttgtgtttgaatggTGCCAGATAAATATTTACCAGCCCACTGTGGTGCCTGCATCTACATTTGTTTAGTATCTGAGTGTCTTTGTAGCAGCAGTTACAGCAGCTTTGCTGGAGACAGAATGTGGGGAGGTGTCTCTTGTGTCTGGGAGAGCTGAAGGGAGAGGAAGACATGCTGTGAATTTCAACTAGGTTTTATGTAACTTTAATCTTTCCCTGCTTCCACACTTCTCCtgcttccttttttccttctttttcataCTGTCATTTCCTCTGacttcatctttttttattttatgtacgCTCTGTCACAGGTTTATCTGAGCCCAGACTCCATTAGAAGTCGTGGGAACATCATGTTCTCTATTAAATACATCCCAGAAGGATATGAAGGTGAGGAAAATACCTTAATACAACACGGATGCACGTTATATCTGTGTACCACAATCACCCGAATCTCAtgcattctgtgtgtgtgtgtgtgtgtgttaaggtGGCGGTTTGCCTCTGACCGGAGAGGTTCACATCTGGCTTCGGGAGGCTCAGGGTCTCCTGTCCAACAAAGGAGGTGC is a window of Maylandia zebra isolate NMK-2024a linkage group LG22, Mzebra_GT3a, whole genome shotgun sequence DNA encoding:
- the LOC101481813 gene encoding synaptotagmin-like protein 1 — encoded protein: MEGKQGDSSLDLSHLTEEEQTSILQVVQRDLELRRRDEGRVRTLERRETNSTRLRFLSGAWFSEECSKRHLNWTSGCDLVHATIRHRKTKSRDVSLNGLFNMEREDNNNTLLETEGRVKDSNQEETEGTQSLKPVPTSTVNGPVSQGLQHSNSSSSSKECETRSNGQSEEPEEDLIDNYNGDTDSLSSLTETDPSSLRTSSSTNSLHSGYVLSGSMMSLFSSGDFGVVEVRGRIQYSLAYNSQREELQVKVYRCEDIAAARKNRSDPYVKTYLLPDKSNHSKKKTSVKKKTLNPVYDQTLRYKVRIGELRSRTLNLSVWHAEPLGRNVFLGEVEVTLALWDWTCTQPLWQDLQPRVYLSPDSIRSRGNIMFSIKYIPEGYEGGGLPLTGEVHIWLREAQGLLSNKGGAVDSFVRSYILPDASRQSGQKTRVVKHSISPTYNHTMVYDGFHTSDLREACAELTVWQREGLKTHVLGGVRLSCGTGQSYGEVVSWMDSTEEEVTVWMSMIENPNHWIDATLPIRTNLTRRSE